GTCAATTGAACATTAAATATGTTTAATTAAGATGCTTCCTTTCTTTATGTATCCTTCTTATGTGTTTCCTGTTCTCACATGTTTTTTCCGAGTTGGTTCCTTTATTGTTGTACCGTTTGAATGGATACATCACTAAATGGTAAAAAAAGTAAACTCAATAATTGTGCTGTTACATTATTTTTCCTCTAAATTTTAGTTGTTTCATTAACATTATGCTTTCTTCTGTTATTTTaacaaactaaatgtttttattatgtttttttgCTGTAATACCAGGTTTAGAAAACGGTACAGTTTTCTGTTTGAGGTTGAACTTCCTGCAGAGAAAGAGGTGACTTTTTCAGATGAACATATTTTTCAAATTATTACTGAATGATAGATAGTTGTACTAATGCCATTGGATGTCTGCAGAGACTTCAAAAGTTGATCAGGAAGTCAAAAGACCCAAATGCAGTTGAGGAATTAAAGAGCCATCTTTCTTGGATTGTACGTCTTCACTGAGAGTCTAAATTAAATGTTGCTTCATTGTTTCACTGTTTATTTACTTGCTGATATTATTGTCATCTTAGTAATGGTTCATTTCAGCTTTTTTCCTAAAAAAAGGAATAAAACAAGTGCACATTTGTGTAATCTTAATTGTAGACTCTTGATTGCTAACCTCAAACTGCGTGATGTGACAAAAATTCATTCACTCGTGATTTTGTCATTCACTCGTGATCCTATTCCTGCTTCCTTCTGTGTCCTTGCTCTATAGACTGAGAACCCAAGTCTCATTTCACATATTGAATCACAAGGTCAAGGTTTTGGTGGAAGGCCATCTTTAAGAACAAGACCATGTATTAGTAGTTCTATCTAGAGTGCAGAGGCCTCAGTTCTTATCCAGATTTAACCTCATATGGAATGTGCTAGTCCGCAACATAATATTCTCTGTGATTGGTGTGTTTTTATGGTCGAAAATGCTTTACAAATTCATTTTCTTGTGCACAATTTACTTGAAATTTGGAATTTTGTGCTAATCATATCTGCTGAAATTATCTATGTTACATTTTGGATGACCTGAAAGGCTAATCATTGTCTAAAACAACTTTGGTTATTCAGGATAAACAGATAAAATCAGGTCCTCGGAAGAGTGCTGAATCTGAGATTTTGTCTGAGcatataaagaaagaaagagaagcagCAAAACGTGGGAAACAACCGTATTACTTGAAGAAATGTCAGTCTACATGCTCATTTTGTCTCTTTTTTGCATCTCTATAGGTGCACAACAGTCAGATATTTCTTGTGTGCTTGTGCTTGTGCGTGTGCAAGTGTGCATGTCTTCCTATGCTCTGTGTTTCTTCTTGTCTCATCTAACTTGAATTTTGTTTATGCAGCGGAAATTCGAGAAAGAAAACTGATACAGAAGTACAATGAACTCAAGGTATTATCTTTTCCCATTTAACCTTGGCTGTTTGTCTGAAAACATTACAATTTTCTTAATTGCCTTCCACGTTTTTCTTGAGTACATCACAGGCTGCAGGCAAGCTTGATTCTTACATTGAGAAGAGGCAGAAGAAAAATGCTTCCAAGGACCACCGTTACATGCCCTACCGCAGATCTGGCAATGATGCACAAGAATAGAGGCTTGTGCTCTTGTTCAAAGTCAATGTGCTCTATTTATTTCCATCCCAACCCCGAAAGAACTCTCTGCTACTGCTCATTCTGCAGGATCTTGTGATGCCCAGGGCCGTGCCGGGGCCTTGTTTGCTTGAATGCCCGGAATTGTTCTTGTTTGATATTATCCTCTTTTTAGAAGAACAAGATCTGGATAGTTGGTCATATATGTTGCAAACTATGGGTGCCTGCTTTGCCTGTCAAGATGCCAAAACTAGTTCTTTGGAATTGGAATTGTATTGAATTCTTAGCAATCGCAAGCAGCAACTACATCACTAAATCTCCTTTTGTTATGTA
The DNA window shown above is from Musa acuminata AAA Group cultivar baxijiao chromosome BXJ2-4, Cavendish_Baxijiao_AAA, whole genome shotgun sequence and carries:
- the LOC135610745 gene encoding uncharacterized protein LOC135610745 codes for the protein MGTEKFMFSSALNRREPNKQDEEASEEEEEELEHELADITFEDLQRARADGSHGSHASKLNQQLKPSRANKNRPMEMSSKVRVGRFREVVQAPKKVVRDPRFESLCGTLDTDGFRKRYSFLFEVELPAEKERLQKLIRKSKDPNAVEELKSHLSWIDKQIKSGPRKSAESEILSEHIKKEREAAKRGKQPYYLKKSEIRERKLIQKYNELKAAGKLDSYIEKRQKKNASKDHRYMPYRRSGNDAQE